In one window of Solanum pennellii chromosome 2, SPENNV200 DNA:
- the LOC107011749 gene encoding zinc finger protein ENHYDROUS-like: MNDCVGSGEVSVLSSGDQAAPCKEAAKKKRNLPGMPDPNAEVVALSPKTLLATNRFVCEICNKGFQRDQNLQLHRRGHNLPWKLRQRSSNEVRKRVYVCPETTCVHHDPSRALGDLTGIKKHFCRKHGEKKWKCDKCSKKYAVQSDLKAHLKICGTKEYKCDCGTMFSRRDSFITHRAFCDVLAKDTEKAQNAVTTPIAEEDLKVQVDVSSTPQTPRTPPPSSEPPAVPSPAAPEPLPPPGSPSTAVVSSDSPIQHPESPHTNSNGTITKHDIEETTAKSRLSGICSSSSCTGCTNSNCFTSLTGICSSSWSSSSNGSTSSSSIFSSLTGICSSTRSSSSNGSTGSISVFPSLSGICSNSRSSSSNGSTQSSSIFSSSTGICSSSIFPSSTGICSGSSIFSSSTGIYSNSSSLSSNRSTSGSSIFTSLTGICSSSSNSSSNSTFASLFASSTASGSLPSQAPQFTDWFQSVAPAPPPDIEPPSSMEPISLCLAMNHGSSVFGSTGQERMQYAAAPQPSMSATALLQKAAQMGATATNSSLLRGLGILSSSSSSSGQHEWNGRQIDTDGATLAAGLGLGLPCDDGSGLKELMLGTPSVFGPKHPTLDLLGLGMAAGGGSTPGLSALITSMGGNLDVAAAARPFDSGEFCGKEFGRNS; the protein is encoded by the exons ATGAATGATTGCGTGGGCTCTGGTGAAGTGAGTGTATTGTCCTCTGGTGATCAGGCAGCTCCTTGTAAAGAAGCAGCAAAGAAAAAACGGAATCTACCTGGAATGCCag ATCCTAATGCGGAAGTGGTAGCTTTGTCACCGAAAACTCTATTGGCAACGAACAGATTTGTGTGTGAAATTTGCAATAAAGGGTTTCAGAGGGACCAGAATTTGCAGCTTCATAGAAGGGGTCACAATCTACCTTGGAAGCTAAGGCAGAGATCAAGCAATGAGGTGAGGAAGAGAGTGTATGTTTGCCCCGAAACTACGTGTGTTCACCATGATCCTTCACGGGCATTAGGCGATTTGACTGGGATCAAGAAGCATTTCTGTAGGAAACACGGTGAGAAGAAGTGGAAGTGTGATAAGTGCTCGAAAAAGTATGCAGTTCAGTCTGATTTGAAGGCTCATTTGAAGATTTGTGGAACTAAAGAGTACAAATGTGATTGTGGGACTATGTTTTCAAG gaGGGATAGCTTTATCACACACAGGGCATTTTGTGATGTTTTAGCAAAAGATACTGAGAAAGCACAGAATGCAGTTACAACTCCTATTGCTGAGGAGGAccttaaagttcaagttgatGTTTCATCGACACCACAAACACCTCGTACGCCCCCACCGTCCTCAGAGCCGCCAGCCGTTCCTTCACCAGCTGCCCCGGAGCCTCTACCACCTCCTGGTTCTCCGTCAACTGCTGTAGTGTCTTCTGATTCTCCTATCCAGCATCCAG AGAGTCCACACACAAATTCCAATGGAACTATTACTAAACATGATATAGAAGAAACAACAGCAAAATCAAGGTTGTCTGGAATCTGCAGTAGTAGCTCATGCACCGGATGTACCAACAGCAACTGTTTTACAAGCTTGACTGGAATCTGCAGCAGCAGTTGGAGCTCAAGCAGTAATGGAAGTACCAGTAGCAGCAGCATTTTTTCAAGCTTGACTGGAATCTGTAGCAGCACTAGGAGCTCGAGCAGTAATGGAAGCACTGGCAGCATCAGCGTTTTCCCAAGCTTGTCTGGAATATGTAGCAATAGTAGGAGCTCAAGCAGTAATGGAAGTACCCAAAGCAGCAgcatattttcaagttcaactGGGATCTGTAGCAGCAGCATATTTCCAAGTTCAACTGGAATCTGTAGCGGCAGCAGCATTTTTTCAAGTTCAACTGGAATATATAGCAACAGCAGTAGCTTGAGCAGTAACAGAAGTACCAGCGGCAGCAGCATTTTTACAAGCTTGACTGGAATCTGTAGCAGCAGTAGTAACTCAAGCAGCAACAGCACTTTTGCAAGCTTATTTGCTTCATCAACAGCTTCAGGAAGTTTGCCGTCTCAAGCACCTCAATTTACTGATTGGTTTCAGTCCGTGGCTCCTGCACCACCACCTGATATAGAACCACCATCATCTATGGAACCAATATCTCTCTGCCTTGCAATGAATCATGGTTCATCAGTCTTTGGATCAACCGGGCAAGAAAGAATGCAGTATGCTGCAGCACCACAACCATCCATGTCTGCAACAGCATTACTGCAGAAGGCTGCTCAGATGGGTGCAACAGCGACAAACTCATCATTGTTGAGGGGTCTTGGgattttatcttcttcttcatcgtCTAGTGGGCAACACGAGTGGAATGGGAGACAAATTGACACTGATGGTGCAACGTTGGCTGCAGGCCTTGGCCTTGGATTGCCATGTGACGATGGCTCTGGTCTAAAGGAACTAATGCTGGGAACTCCCTCTGTTTTCGGTCCCAAACATCCTACTCTTGACCTTCTTGGATTGGGAATGGCAGCTGGTGGAGGCTCAACACCTGGATTATCCGCTCTAATAACATCAATGGGCGGTAATCTAGATGTGGCTGCGGCAGCAAGACCGTTTGACAGTGGAGAATTTTGTGGGAAGGAGTTTGGAAGAAATTCATGA
- the LOC107011370 gene encoding G-box-binding factor 1-like isoform X2 yields MGAGEESTPAKPSKVTSTQETQATPSYPDWSSMQAYYGAGATPPFFPSTVASPTPHPYMWGGQHPLMPPYGAPVPYPALYPPAGVYAHPNMPMTPNTLQANPESDSKAPDGKDQNTSKKLKGCSGGKAGESGKAASGSGNDGGATRSAESGSEGSSDENDENDNHEFSADKNRSFDLMLANGNPVAMPAPNLNIGMDLWNAPSGGPGMIKMRSNQSGVSPAPGMGREWIQDERELKRQKRKQSNRESARRSRLRKQAECEELQHKVETLSNENHGLKEELRKVSEECEKLTSENNSIKDELTRLYGPEAVSKLESNANAMRLQSNVEEAKS; encoded by the exons ATGGGAGCTGGGGAAGAGAGCACCCCTGCAAAGCCTTCGAAAGTTACTTCGACTCAG GAAACACAAGCAACACCTTCATATCCTGATTGGTCTTCTATGCAG GCTTATTATGGTGCTGGAGCTACACCTCCCTTCTTTCCCTCAACTGTTGCTTCTCCCACTCCCCACCCGTACATGTGGGGAGGCCAG CATCCGCTTATGCCTCCTTATGGAGCCCCAGTCCCATATCCTGCTTTATATCCTCCTGCTGGAGTTTATGCTCATCCTAATATGCCTATG ACTCCAAACACACTGCAGGCAAATCCAGAATCAGATAGTAAGGCACCAGATGGTAAGGACCAGAATACAAGCAAAAAATTGAAGGGATGTTCAGGTGGCAAGGCAGGAGAAAGTGGGAAAGCGGCCTCAGGTTCTGGAAATGATGGTGGTGCCACAAGAAG TGCTGAAAGCGGAAGTGAAGGTTCATCAGacgaaaatgatgaaaatgataacCAT GAATTTTCTGCTGACAAAAATAGAAGCTTTGATCTAATGCTTGCTAATG GGAATCCAGTCGCTATGCCCGCACCTAATCTGAATATTGGGATGGATTTGTGGAACGCACCGTCTGGCGGTCCCGGAATGATCAAAATGCGATCAAATCAATCTGGTGTCTCGCCAGCTCCTGGGATGGGACGTGAATGGATTCAG GATGAACGTGAACTTAAAAGGCAAAAGAGAAAGCAGTCTAATAGAGAATCAGCTCGGAGGTCAAGATTGCGCAAGCAG GCTGAGTGTGAAGAGCTACAACATAAGGTAGAGACATTGAGCAATGAGAATCATGGACTCAAAGAGGAGTTGCGAAAGGTCTCTGAGGAATGTGAGAAGCTTACCTCGGAGAATAATTCAATAAAG GATGAGTTGACGAGGTTGTATGGGCCAGAGGCTGTGTCCAAGCTAGAGAGTAATGCCAACGCCATGCGTCTTCAGTCCAATGTTGAGGAAGCTAAGAGTTGA
- the LOC107011370 gene encoding G-box-binding factor 1-like isoform X1, translating into MGAGEESTPAKPSKVTSTQETQATPSYPDWSSMQAYYGAGATPPFFPSTVASPTPHPYMWGGQHPLMPPYGAPVPYPALYPPAGVYAHPNMPMTPNTLQANPESDSKAPDGKDQNTSKKLKGCSGGKAGESGKAASGSGNDGGATRSAESGSEGSSDENDENDNHEFSADKNRSFDLMLANGANAQTNTATGNPVAMPAPNLNIGMDLWNAPSGGPGMIKMRSNQSGVSPAPGMGREWIQDERELKRQKRKQSNRESARRSRLRKQAECEELQHKVETLSNENHGLKEELRKVSEECEKLTSENNSIKDELTRLYGPEAVSKLESNANAMRLQSNVEEAKS; encoded by the exons ATGGGAGCTGGGGAAGAGAGCACCCCTGCAAAGCCTTCGAAAGTTACTTCGACTCAG GAAACACAAGCAACACCTTCATATCCTGATTGGTCTTCTATGCAG GCTTATTATGGTGCTGGAGCTACACCTCCCTTCTTTCCCTCAACTGTTGCTTCTCCCACTCCCCACCCGTACATGTGGGGAGGCCAG CATCCGCTTATGCCTCCTTATGGAGCCCCAGTCCCATATCCTGCTTTATATCCTCCTGCTGGAGTTTATGCTCATCCTAATATGCCTATG ACTCCAAACACACTGCAGGCAAATCCAGAATCAGATAGTAAGGCACCAGATGGTAAGGACCAGAATACAAGCAAAAAATTGAAGGGATGTTCAGGTGGCAAGGCAGGAGAAAGTGGGAAAGCGGCCTCAGGTTCTGGAAATGATGGTGGTGCCACAAGAAG TGCTGAAAGCGGAAGTGAAGGTTCATCAGacgaaaatgatgaaaatgataacCAT GAATTTTCTGCTGACAAAAATAGAAGCTTTGATCTAATGCTTGCTAATG GAGCCAATGCTCAGACCAATACTGCAACAGGGAATCCAGTCGCTATGCCCGCACCTAATCTGAATATTGGGATGGATTTGTGGAACGCACCGTCTGGCGGTCCCGGAATGATCAAAATGCGATCAAATCAATCTGGTGTCTCGCCAGCTCCTGGGATGGGACGTGAATGGATTCAG GATGAACGTGAACTTAAAAGGCAAAAGAGAAAGCAGTCTAATAGAGAATCAGCTCGGAGGTCAAGATTGCGCAAGCAG GCTGAGTGTGAAGAGCTACAACATAAGGTAGAGACATTGAGCAATGAGAATCATGGACTCAAAGAGGAGTTGCGAAAGGTCTCTGAGGAATGTGAGAAGCTTACCTCGGAGAATAATTCAATAAAG GATGAGTTGACGAGGTTGTATGGGCCAGAGGCTGTGTCCAAGCTAGAGAGTAATGCCAACGCCATGCGTCTTCAGTCCAATGTTGAGGAAGCTAAGAGTTGA